A single window of Nasonia vitripennis strain AsymCx chromosome 4, Nvit_psr_1.1, whole genome shotgun sequence DNA harbors:
- the LOC103316512 gene encoding uncharacterized protein LOC103316512: MYYMYNLCITCITLSKPADNPMDLFASNIPGLNAAQSGLGSVSKGISDTYKEAQDNVGEPVNFFRRIAENGIEDGMNIAERGVRLFTSPLGNLRNIAANFGI; this comes from the exons ATGTATTACATGTATAACTTATGTATTACTTGTATTACTCtg tccAAACCTGCTGATAATCCCATGGATTTATTTGCTTCAAACATTCCTGgcctaaatgc TGCACAAAGTGGCCTTGGAAGTGTAAGCAAAGGAATTTCCGATACTTACAAGGAAGCGCAAGATAATGTAGGCGAACCAGTTAATTTCTTCCGAAGGATAGCCGAGAATGGCATAGAAGATGGTATGAATATTGCCGAGAGAGGAGTAAGACTTTTTACTTCACCCTTAGGTAACCTCAGAAATATTGCTGCGAATTTCGGAATATAA
- the LOC100117492 gene encoding gamma-tubulin complex component 5 isoform X1, which translates to MGTKTLTDIHNDLKLLITAISGFEEGEEGFQICERFALSQIKHHRYLSVNSHAVKKEIEEITQKFLIHGKYDVAKEFQELVKSFLTNFDFERHPQYDVQWSLLSLLLNLANETNKSELNSSSQPYRDRSQNITITAEDDKSEEIDWGQYLKEGQEDFFCNYDSDSDSEWSEDENNGQLSLSIPGNQKTSGNIQDATNSGTNIYQSSIHDVPKSLPQEIISKNWLKTNIQNSWWNELDWHQYKVKSEFEAAHLYEHWRKNTLKSNKIIGTLSEYQACREILWMFHIQSSMALFQEETGSEFSIRDVSIPSLTTVAFKSMLLSYYQYFTMIREMVTFLENIFNHVDTSVENRKPPLTYEAYAITLQQQLLRIKSGLVDFEIAMMKQEDQKTFLSISKNLKRYLDRVKMIFEIHKSVVEDWKKMTNWQAASKLLSCLYFKMQNSSSYETVNLCATLYLASLSVYLNIVDVWLSEGRLEDWREEFIIARCTESTESVSREDSRPLEGFASRELDPLCLKDPVMKVLLHKVYQMGRSIELLVTLDRISDLWDMMDQENVAKKTLHEECLNEILSQCSKYDDTNSSDYTDSGLLRIVEFSTSQSFDTDVEHNIMQQVSASNNPFYAKALENFILSDASSDNVDAKSSSCNQLVEWKQDEMKCKQSLEFLSKLEMVLPWRKIFECAVSKVLELKFSGASKLVKDILIREYKLEEQLKLMRSVYMMETSHIMNKFTKLIFTEIESNGMWNNAYFVTCLLEEVLSQQWPDTSSRWSITVSNIRTTKVLEAVNGIKLHYAAGWPINMLLNEEALDKYNKIFRFELKLKWALWTLNNLRFADLESQVESVEPDIVQHFHIRRLESLRFWLLHAVGSIHAYLSGQVLQSLGSTLEKALTQADNFEAIITIHSEYLDNVHEHCLQTEKFDDLTRTIYKLLEMCEDIRDRWQPTSLAFIGKALDELENDYVKYHTYLALGLHNAVQHKDADYHKLLLPVFPAMHCKFRSMRDNITDLGRNILNEIAYQSLPPSGIPLQLPNRSPRRRDRKYAQKCNFSRIFFY; encoded by the exons ATGGGTACGAAGACTTTGACGGATATTCACAATGATCTAAAGCTTCTGATCACGGCAATCAGCGGTTTCGAG GAAGGTGAAGAAGGTTTTCAAATCTGCGAGCGATTTGCCTTATCTCAAATAAAACACCACCGATACCTTTCCGTCAACAGTCATGCTGTTAAAAAGGAAATCGAGGAGATAACACAAAAATTTCTGATCCATGGTAAATATGATGTTGCCAAGGAGTTTCAGGAGCTTGTCAAATCCTTCTTGACAAACTTTGATTTCGAGAGGCATCCACAGTACGATGTACAGTGGTCTTTGCTATCGCTACTCTTGAATCTAGCCAATGAGACTAACAAGTCAGAGTTGAACAGTAGCTCACAGCCATACAGAGACCGTAGCCAGAATATTACTATCACTGCTGAGGATGACAAGTCTGAAGAGATTGATTGGGGACAATATTTGAAGGAGGGGCAGgaagattttttttgtaactatGACAGCGATAGTGATAGC GAGTGGTCAGAAGATGAGAACAATGGTCAGTTAAGTTTGTCCATACCAGGTAATCAAAAAACTTCTGGTAACATTCAAGATGCCACAAATTCGGGTACAAACATATATCAGTCCTCAATACACGATGTTCCTAAAAGTTTGCCACAAGAAATTATATCTAAAAATTGGttaaaaacaaatattcaGAACAGCTGGTGGAATGAACTGGATTGGCATCAGTACAAAGTTAAGAGCGAGTTTGAAGCGGCTCATCTTTATGAacactggagaaaaaataCCTTAAAGAGTAACAAAATAATTGGAACACTGAGTGAGTATCAAGCTTGCAGAGAAATATTGTGGATGTTTCACATTCAATCTTCCATGGCTCTATTCCAAGAGGAAACAGGAAGTGAATTTTCCATACGAGATGTTTCAATTCCTAGTTTAACTACA GTTGCTTTTAAAAGTATGCTACTTTCATACTATCAATATTTCACAATGATTCGAGAAATGGTGACTTTTCttgaaaatatattcaatcatGTTGATACTTCAGTTGAGAATCGTAAGCCTCCATTAACTTATGAAGCATACGCAATTACTCTGCAACAACAACTTTTAAGAATAAAGAGTGGACTAGTTGATTTCGAAATAGCAATGATGAAGCAAG AAGATCAAAAGACATTTCTCTCTATATCAAAAAACTTGAAGAGGTATTTAGATAGGGTGAAGATGATTTTTGAGATTCATAAAAGCGTCGTTGAGGACTGGAAAAAGATGACCAATTGGCAGGCAGCTTCAAAATTACTTTCGTGCTTATATTTCAAAATGCAAAATTCAAGCAGTTATGAAACGGTCAATCTATGTGCCACGTTATACTTAGCTAGTCTCTCTGTATATCTGAATATTGTCGATGTTTGGTTGAGTGAAGGTAGATTGGAAGACTGGAGAGAAGAATTTATTATTGCTAGATGTACTGA AAGTACTGAAAGTGTTTCCCGCGAGGACAGCAGACCTTTAGAAGGTTTTGCTTCTAGAGAGCTCGACCCACTGTGTTTGAAGGACCCAGTAATGAAGGTTCTGCTTCACAAAGTGTACCAAATGGGTCGCAGTATTGAGCTTCTCGTCACGTTAGATCGTATCTCGGATCTTTGGGATATGATGGATCAAGAAAATG TTGCAAAGAAAACGTTACACGAAGAATGTCTGAATGAAATCCTTTCCCAGTGCTCCAAGTACGATGATACAAACTCTAGCGATTACACAGACTCAGGTCTTCTAAGAATAGTCGAATTTTCAACGTCTCAGTCTTTCGATACCGACGTGGAACAtaacattatgcaacaagtgTCTGCTTCGAACAATCCGTTTTACGCCAAAGCCTTGGAAAATTTTATACTATCGGATGCGAGCAGCGATAACGTTGATGCAAAGAGTTCAAGCTGCAATCAGTTGGTAGAGTGGAAACAGGATGAAATGAAATGCAAACAATCGTTAGAGTTTTTGTCCAAGTTAGAGATGGTCTTGCCCTGgaggaaaatttttgaatGTGCAGTTTCTAAGGTGCTTGAATTGAAATTCAGTGGAGCTAGCAAACTAGTGAAAGATATATTAATTAGAGAGTACAAATTAGAAGAGCAGCTGAAGTTAATGAGGTCGGTTTACATGATGGAGACTAGTCATATCATGAATAAATTCACCAAGCTTATTTTTACTGAG ATTGAATCCAATGGTATGTGGAACAACGCTTATTTTGTCACGTGTTTATTAGAAGAAGTGCTATCACAGCAGTGGCCAGATACAAGCTCCAGATGGTCTATAACTGTGTCAAACATCAGGACCACAAAGGTTCTCGAAGCAGTCAACGGTATCAAGTTGCACTATGCAGCTGGATGGCCAATCAATATGCTTCTAAATGAGGAAGCCCTTGAtaagtacaataaaatattcagGTTTGAACTGAAGCTTAAGTGGGCTCTATGGACTCTTAATAATTTGCGATTTGCAG ACTTGGAAAGTCAGGTTGAATCCGTAGAACCAGATATTGTACAACATTTTCACATCAGGAGACTTGAGAGTCTAAGATTCTGGTTGCTTCACGCTGTTGGATCTATACATGCATACTTATCAGGCCAAGTATTGCAAAGCTTGGGTAGTACTCTTGAAAAAGCTCTTACCCAAGCTGACAATTTCGAAGCCATTATTACAA tTCACAGTGAATATTTGGATAACGTGCATGAGCATTGTCTCCAAACAGAAAAATTTGATGACTTGACGCGAACAATATACAAG CTGCTGGAGATGTGCGAGGATATTCGCGATAGATGGCAGCCTACCTCTCTAGCCTTCATCGGCAAAGCTCTGGACGAACTTGAGAACGACTACGTTAAATACCATACATACCTGGCTCTGGGACTCCATAATGCTGTCCAACACAAGGATGCCGATTACC ACAAACTTCTTCTCCCTGTCTTTCCCGCAATGCACTGCAAATTTCGTTCTATGAGAGATAACATCACGGATCTTGGTCGTAATATCCTCAATGAGATAGCGTACCAGAGCTTACCACCTTCGGGAATTCCTTTGCAACTTCCAAACAGAAGCCCCAGGCGCAGAGACAGAAAGTACGCGCAGAAATGCAATTTTagtcgaatatttttttattaa
- the LOC100117492 gene encoding gamma-tubulin complex component 5 isoform X2: MGTKTLTDIHNDLKLLITAISGFEEGEEGFQICERFALSQIKHHRYLSVNSHAVKKEIEEITQKFLIHGKYDVAKEFQELVKSFLTNFDFERHPQYDVQWSLLSLLLNLANETNKSELNSSSQPYRDRSQNITITAEDDKSEEIDWGQYLKEGQEDFFCNYDSDSDSEWSEDENNGQLSLSIPGNQKTSGNIQDATNSGTNIYQSSIHDVPKSLPQEIISKNWLKTNIQNSWWNELDWHQYKVKSEFEAAHLYEHWRKNTLKSNKIIGTLSEYQACREILWMFHIQSSMALFQEETGSEFSIRDVSIPSLTTVAFKSMLLSYYQYFTMIREMVTFLENIFNHVDTSVENRKPPLTYEAYAITLQQQLLRIKSGLVDFEIAMMKQEDQKTFLSISKNLKRYLDRVKMIFEIHKSVVEDWKKMTNWQAASKLLSCLYFKMQNSSSYETVNLCATLYLASLSVYLNIVDVWLSEGRLEDWREEFIIARCTESTESVSREDSRPLEGFASRELDPLCLKDPVMKVLLHKVYQMGRSIELLVTLDRISDLWDMMDQENVAKKTLHEECLNEILSQCSKYDDTNSSDYTDSGLLRIVEFSTSQSFDTDVEHNIMQQVSASNNPFYAKALENFILSDASSDNVDAKSSSCNQLVEWKQDEMKCKQSLEFLSKLEMVLPWRKIFECAVSKVLELKFSGASKLVKDILIREYKLEEQLKLMRSVYMMETSHIMNKFTKLIFTEIESNGMWNNAYFVTCLLEEVLSQQWPDTSSRWSITVSNIRTTKVLEAVNGIKLHYAAGWPINMLLNEEALDKYNKIFRFELKLKWALWTLNNLRFADLESQVESVEPDIVQHFHIRRLESLRFWLLHAVGSIHAYLSGQVLQSLGSTLEKALTQADNFEAIITIHSEYLDNVHEHCLQTEKFDDLTRTIYKLLEMCEDIRDRWQPTSLAFIGKALDELENDYVKYHTYLALGLHNAVQHKDADYLTGLSSAFNCSMPAT; this comes from the exons ATGGGTACGAAGACTTTGACGGATATTCACAATGATCTAAAGCTTCTGATCACGGCAATCAGCGGTTTCGAG GAAGGTGAAGAAGGTTTTCAAATCTGCGAGCGATTTGCCTTATCTCAAATAAAACACCACCGATACCTTTCCGTCAACAGTCATGCTGTTAAAAAGGAAATCGAGGAGATAACACAAAAATTTCTGATCCATGGTAAATATGATGTTGCCAAGGAGTTTCAGGAGCTTGTCAAATCCTTCTTGACAAACTTTGATTTCGAGAGGCATCCACAGTACGATGTACAGTGGTCTTTGCTATCGCTACTCTTGAATCTAGCCAATGAGACTAACAAGTCAGAGTTGAACAGTAGCTCACAGCCATACAGAGACCGTAGCCAGAATATTACTATCACTGCTGAGGATGACAAGTCTGAAGAGATTGATTGGGGACAATATTTGAAGGAGGGGCAGgaagattttttttgtaactatGACAGCGATAGTGATAGC GAGTGGTCAGAAGATGAGAACAATGGTCAGTTAAGTTTGTCCATACCAGGTAATCAAAAAACTTCTGGTAACATTCAAGATGCCACAAATTCGGGTACAAACATATATCAGTCCTCAATACACGATGTTCCTAAAAGTTTGCCACAAGAAATTATATCTAAAAATTGGttaaaaacaaatattcaGAACAGCTGGTGGAATGAACTGGATTGGCATCAGTACAAAGTTAAGAGCGAGTTTGAAGCGGCTCATCTTTATGAacactggagaaaaaataCCTTAAAGAGTAACAAAATAATTGGAACACTGAGTGAGTATCAAGCTTGCAGAGAAATATTGTGGATGTTTCACATTCAATCTTCCATGGCTCTATTCCAAGAGGAAACAGGAAGTGAATTTTCCATACGAGATGTTTCAATTCCTAGTTTAACTACA GTTGCTTTTAAAAGTATGCTACTTTCATACTATCAATATTTCACAATGATTCGAGAAATGGTGACTTTTCttgaaaatatattcaatcatGTTGATACTTCAGTTGAGAATCGTAAGCCTCCATTAACTTATGAAGCATACGCAATTACTCTGCAACAACAACTTTTAAGAATAAAGAGTGGACTAGTTGATTTCGAAATAGCAATGATGAAGCAAG AAGATCAAAAGACATTTCTCTCTATATCAAAAAACTTGAAGAGGTATTTAGATAGGGTGAAGATGATTTTTGAGATTCATAAAAGCGTCGTTGAGGACTGGAAAAAGATGACCAATTGGCAGGCAGCTTCAAAATTACTTTCGTGCTTATATTTCAAAATGCAAAATTCAAGCAGTTATGAAACGGTCAATCTATGTGCCACGTTATACTTAGCTAGTCTCTCTGTATATCTGAATATTGTCGATGTTTGGTTGAGTGAAGGTAGATTGGAAGACTGGAGAGAAGAATTTATTATTGCTAGATGTACTGA AAGTACTGAAAGTGTTTCCCGCGAGGACAGCAGACCTTTAGAAGGTTTTGCTTCTAGAGAGCTCGACCCACTGTGTTTGAAGGACCCAGTAATGAAGGTTCTGCTTCACAAAGTGTACCAAATGGGTCGCAGTATTGAGCTTCTCGTCACGTTAGATCGTATCTCGGATCTTTGGGATATGATGGATCAAGAAAATG TTGCAAAGAAAACGTTACACGAAGAATGTCTGAATGAAATCCTTTCCCAGTGCTCCAAGTACGATGATACAAACTCTAGCGATTACACAGACTCAGGTCTTCTAAGAATAGTCGAATTTTCAACGTCTCAGTCTTTCGATACCGACGTGGAACAtaacattatgcaacaagtgTCTGCTTCGAACAATCCGTTTTACGCCAAAGCCTTGGAAAATTTTATACTATCGGATGCGAGCAGCGATAACGTTGATGCAAAGAGTTCAAGCTGCAATCAGTTGGTAGAGTGGAAACAGGATGAAATGAAATGCAAACAATCGTTAGAGTTTTTGTCCAAGTTAGAGATGGTCTTGCCCTGgaggaaaatttttgaatGTGCAGTTTCTAAGGTGCTTGAATTGAAATTCAGTGGAGCTAGCAAACTAGTGAAAGATATATTAATTAGAGAGTACAAATTAGAAGAGCAGCTGAAGTTAATGAGGTCGGTTTACATGATGGAGACTAGTCATATCATGAATAAATTCACCAAGCTTATTTTTACTGAG ATTGAATCCAATGGTATGTGGAACAACGCTTATTTTGTCACGTGTTTATTAGAAGAAGTGCTATCACAGCAGTGGCCAGATACAAGCTCCAGATGGTCTATAACTGTGTCAAACATCAGGACCACAAAGGTTCTCGAAGCAGTCAACGGTATCAAGTTGCACTATGCAGCTGGATGGCCAATCAATATGCTTCTAAATGAGGAAGCCCTTGAtaagtacaataaaatattcagGTTTGAACTGAAGCTTAAGTGGGCTCTATGGACTCTTAATAATTTGCGATTTGCAG ACTTGGAAAGTCAGGTTGAATCCGTAGAACCAGATATTGTACAACATTTTCACATCAGGAGACTTGAGAGTCTAAGATTCTGGTTGCTTCACGCTGTTGGATCTATACATGCATACTTATCAGGCCAAGTATTGCAAAGCTTGGGTAGTACTCTTGAAAAAGCTCTTACCCAAGCTGACAATTTCGAAGCCATTATTACAA tTCACAGTGAATATTTGGATAACGTGCATGAGCATTGTCTCCAAACAGAAAAATTTGATGACTTGACGCGAACAATATACAAG CTGCTGGAGATGTGCGAGGATATTCGCGATAGATGGCAGCCTACCTCTCTAGCCTTCATCGGCAAAGCTCTGGACGAACTTGAGAACGACTACGTTAAATACCATACATACCTGGCTCTGGGACTCCATAATGCTGTCCAACACAAGGATGCCGATTACC TGACTGGTTTGAGTTCTGCCTTTAACTGCAGTATGCCAGCGACTTAA
- the LOC100117567 gene encoding ras-related GTP-binding protein C isoform X1 → MDDDDQYQSGYDVGSFPKDFGYTPFDGDGDGSAGPLTGDQKPRILLMGLRRSGKSSIQKVVFHKMSPNETLFLESTNKIIKDDICNSSFVQFQIWDFPGQIDFFDPTFDSDMIFGGCGALVFVIDAQDDYMEALNKLHLTVTKAYKVNQAIKFEVFIHKVDGLSDDYKMETQRDIHTRANDDLIDSGCDQIHLSFHLTSIYDHSIFEAFSKVVQKLIPQLPTLENLLNILISNSAIEKAFLFDVVSKIYIATDSSPVDMQSYELCCDMIDVVIDVSCIYGLREEVEAAAFDSQSSSLIKLNNGTILYLREVNKFLALVCILREDNFDRQGVIDYNFLCFRNAIQQVFELRNKALAAATSNNTTGISSNNHSTSPVSNNLSEPRPSSSLAGGSQPLMPTTQPTTSAAGNSSGSLTQNGTAVLAQS, encoded by the exons ATG GATGACGATGACCAGTACCAGTCTGGCTACGATGTGGGTTCCTTTCCAAAAGATTTTGGATATACGCCTTTCGATGGTGATGGCGATGGCTCTGCAGGTCCACTGACTGGAGATCAAAAACCTAGAATATTGCTGATGGGTCTTAGACG AAGCGGTAAATCGTCAATACAAAAAGTTGTCTTTCACAAAATGTCACCAAATGAGACCTTGTTCCTGGAGAGCACAAATAAAATCATCAAGGATGATATCTGCAACTCAAGCTTTGTACAGTTTCAAATTTGGGACTTTCCTGGACAGATAGACTTTTTTGATCCTACATTTGACAGTGACATGATCTTTGGAGGATGTGGAGCCTTGGTTTTTGTCATTGATGCACAGGATGATTACATGGAAGCTCTAAACAAACTGCACCTGACTGTTACAAAGGCATACAAAGTTAATCAAGCTATAAAGTTTGAAGTTTTTATACACAAAGTTGATGggctatctgatgattacAAAATGGAAACTCAGAGGGACATCCATACAAGAGCAAATGATGATTTGATTGATTCCG GTTGCGATCAGATACATCTAAGCTTTCACTTAACGTCAATTTATGACCACAGTATATTTGAAGCATTTAGCAAAGTTGTACAGAAATTGATTCCGCAGTTACCAACGttggaaaatttattgaatatacttaTCTCA AACTCAGCAATAGAAAAGGCCTTTCTTTTCGACGTTGtttcgaaaatatatattgcgaCGGACAGTTCACCCGTTGATATGCAAAGTTATGAACTCTGCTGTGATATGATTGATGTTGTAATCGACGTGTCTTGTATATATGG attgaGGGAGGAAGTAGAAGCAGCGGCGTTCGATAGTCAAAGCTCTAGTTTAATTAAGTTAAACAATGGAACGATTTTGTACTTGAGAGAAGTAAACAAATTCCTCGCGCTCGTTTGCATTTTAAGAGAGGATAACTTTGATAGACAAG GCGTCATCGACTACAACTTCCTATGCTTCCGGAACGCGATCCAGCAGGTGTTCGAGTTGCGTAATAAAGCTTTGGCCGCAGCGACCAGCAACAACACTACCGGTATCAGCTCTAACAACCATTCGACTTCACCCGTGAGCAACAACCTTTCCGAACCTAGGCCAAGCAGCTCGCTAGCTGGTGGTTCTCAACCATTAATGCCGACGACGCAGCCGACGACCAGTGCGGCGGGCAACAGCAGCGGCTCTCTCACTCAGAATGGCACCGCCGTGCTGGCGCAGAGCTAA
- the LOC100117567 gene encoding ras-related GTP-binding protein C isoform X2, whose protein sequence is MGLRRSGKSSIQKVVFHKMSPNETLFLESTNKIIKDDICNSSFVQFQIWDFPGQIDFFDPTFDSDMIFGGCGALVFVIDAQDDYMEALNKLHLTVTKAYKVNQAIKFEVFIHKVDGLSDDYKMETQRDIHTRANDDLIDSGCDQIHLSFHLTSIYDHSIFEAFSKVVQKLIPQLPTLENLLNILISNSAIEKAFLFDVVSKIYIATDSSPVDMQSYELCCDMIDVVIDVSCIYGLREEVEAAAFDSQSSSLIKLNNGTILYLREVNKFLALVCILREDNFDRQGVIDYNFLCFRNAIQQVFELRNKALAAATSNNTTGISSNNHSTSPVSNNLSEPRPSSSLAGGSQPLMPTTQPTTSAAGNSSGSLTQNGTAVLAQS, encoded by the exons ATGGGTCTTAGACG AAGCGGTAAATCGTCAATACAAAAAGTTGTCTTTCACAAAATGTCACCAAATGAGACCTTGTTCCTGGAGAGCACAAATAAAATCATCAAGGATGATATCTGCAACTCAAGCTTTGTACAGTTTCAAATTTGGGACTTTCCTGGACAGATAGACTTTTTTGATCCTACATTTGACAGTGACATGATCTTTGGAGGATGTGGAGCCTTGGTTTTTGTCATTGATGCACAGGATGATTACATGGAAGCTCTAAACAAACTGCACCTGACTGTTACAAAGGCATACAAAGTTAATCAAGCTATAAAGTTTGAAGTTTTTATACACAAAGTTGATGggctatctgatgattacAAAATGGAAACTCAGAGGGACATCCATACAAGAGCAAATGATGATTTGATTGATTCCG GTTGCGATCAGATACATCTAAGCTTTCACTTAACGTCAATTTATGACCACAGTATATTTGAAGCATTTAGCAAAGTTGTACAGAAATTGATTCCGCAGTTACCAACGttggaaaatttattgaatatacttaTCTCA AACTCAGCAATAGAAAAGGCCTTTCTTTTCGACGTTGtttcgaaaatatatattgcgaCGGACAGTTCACCCGTTGATATGCAAAGTTATGAACTCTGCTGTGATATGATTGATGTTGTAATCGACGTGTCTTGTATATATGG attgaGGGAGGAAGTAGAAGCAGCGGCGTTCGATAGTCAAAGCTCTAGTTTAATTAAGTTAAACAATGGAACGATTTTGTACTTGAGAGAAGTAAACAAATTCCTCGCGCTCGTTTGCATTTTAAGAGAGGATAACTTTGATAGACAAG GCGTCATCGACTACAACTTCCTATGCTTCCGGAACGCGATCCAGCAGGTGTTCGAGTTGCGTAATAAAGCTTTGGCCGCAGCGACCAGCAACAACACTACCGGTATCAGCTCTAACAACCATTCGACTTCACCCGTGAGCAACAACCTTTCCGAACCTAGGCCAAGCAGCTCGCTAGCTGGTGGTTCTCAACCATTAATGCCGACGACGCAGCCGACGACCAGTGCGGCGGGCAACAGCAGCGGCTCTCTCACTCAGAATGGCACCGCCGTGCTGGCGCAGAGCTAA
- the LOC100117444 gene encoding protein roadkill, whose protein sequence is MMPSNSVGEISSIKCTYKWVIKNFCAGCKSVGEVMKSPVFTKLDSGYLRKWRLRLFPKGNKDECKDYVSIFLCNLNNVDLKADAYFSILDNKGLETFYEFLPNHVFNHNTYSGFSTFVKRECIEDKDWNMLCDDKLAIVCKISLITPNEHIANEETEKKETSTKVYRPKIYPASLMIQRKYTESKQLLADLEQMMDEQEFSDIELTVEDKTLRAHKSILGKRSRVFAAMFRNDMCEKRENKVKIVDVRHEVLQEMLRYMYTGKVNGIETMTDELLIAADKYSLDGLKGMCGEVLANDVNKSNAMDRLKFAVLHRVDVLRAKVIEFVVESACDIVDNPEFQQLPANVICEVCSVFAADKKK, encoded by the coding sequence ATGATGCCCAGCAATAGCGTCGGAGAAATCAGCTCTATTAAATGTACATACAAATGGGTAATCAAGAACTTTTGTGCTGGCTGCAAGAGTGTAGGAGAGGTTATGAAATCCCCAGTGTTTACAAAATTGGATTCAGGCTATCTTCGTAAATGGCGACTTCGTTTATTTCCAAAAGGCAACAAGGATGAATGTAAAGACTATGTCTCAATCTTCCTGTGCAATTTAAATAATGTCGATTTGAAAGCAGATGCTTATTTTTCAATACTCGATAATAAAGGATTAGAGACATTCTATGAATTTCTGCCAAACCAtgtatttaatcataatacgTATTCTGGTTTTTCGACATTCGTCAAACGCGAATGTATCGAAGACAAAGACTGGAATATGCTTTGCGATGATAAGTTAGCGATTGTTTGTAAAATCTCCCTAATTACGCCTAACGAGCACATTGCAAACGAAGAAACCGAGAAGAAAGAAACTTCGACTAAGGTTTATAGGCCGAAGATCTACCCAGCATCATTAATGATACAGAGAAAATATACTGAGAGTAAACAATTACTTGCTGATTTAGAGCAAATGATGGACGAGCAAGAGTTCAGCGACATCGAGTTGACGGTCGAAGATAAGACGCTGCGGGCCCACAAGAGCATACTCGGCAAAAGGAGCCGCGTCTTCGCCGCGATGTTTCGGAACGACATGTGCGAAAAGCGCGAGAATAAGGTGAAGATCGTAGACGTCAGGCATGAGGTTTTACAGGAAATGCTGCGCTACATGTACACCGGCAAGGTGAACGGAATCGAAACCATGACTGATGAGCTCTTGATCGCTGCCGACAAATACTCGCTCGACGGTCTCAAGGGAATGTGCGGGGAAGTTCTGGCTAATGACGTTAACAAGAGCAATGCAATGGACAGACTTAAATTCGCTGTTCTACATCGCGTCGATGTGCTGAGAGCCAAAGTCATCGAATTCGTGGTCGAAAGCGCCTGTGACATCGTCGACAATCCGGAATTTCAACAGTTGCCTGCTAACGTTATATGCGAAGTTTGTTCTGTCTTTGCTGCAGATAAGAAGAAATGA